One Ornithinicoccus hortensis genomic window, CGCCTCGGTCTCCCGGGTGGAGAACTGCATGGACAGCTTCTCCAGCTTCATCCCGGGGCCGGGGCGCTTGCCGTAGAAGGACAGCGACACCTTGGACTCGTCCGCCAGGTCGAAGGTGAGGTGGTCCGGGCCGGCCTGGCCGACCCCGGAGTTGGCCGGGAACATGGTCCGCGGCGCCTCCTTGAAGGCGATCGAGATGATCCGGGCGCCCTCGGCCATCCGCTTGCCGGTGCGCAGGTAGAACGGCACGCCCGCCCAGCGCCAGTTGTCGATCTCGCAGCGCAGCGCGATGAAGGTCTCGGTGTCGGAGTCCCGGGCGACCCCCTCCTCGCCGCGGTACCCGGCATACTGCCCGCGCACGACCTGACCCGGGTCCAGGGGGAGCATCGAGCGGAAGACCTTGTTCTTCTCCTCGCTGATCGCGCCGGGCTCCAGCGCCGTCGGGGGCTCCATCGCGACGAACGCCAGCACCTGCAGCAGGTGGGTCACCACCATGTCCTTGTATGCCCCGGTCTCCTCGTAGAAACCGGCCCGCCGGTCCAGCCCCAGGGTCTCCGGGATGTCGATCTGCACGTGGTCGATGAAGTTGCGGTTCCAGATCGGCTCGAAGAGCCCGTTGGCGAACCGGAAGGCCAGGATGTTCTGCGCCGCCTCCTTGCCCAGGAAGTGGTCGATCCGGAAGATCTGCTCCTCGGCGAAGGTCTGGTGCACCCGGTCGTTGAGGTCCACCGCGCTGGCCAGGTCGGTGCCGAACGGCTTCTCCATCACGATCCGGGAGCCGGCGACCAGGCCGGCCTCGCGCAAGCTCTCGATCACCGACAGCGCCGCCTTCGGGGGCACGCTCAGGTAGTGCAACAGCCCGGCCCCCTCGCCCAGGGCCGCCGACTCCTCGCGGACCACCCGGGCCAGTTCGTCCGCACCCCGCGCCTGCGGCACGTAGTGCAACCGCTCCTCGAACACCGCCCACTGGTCGTCGGTCAGCGGGCGGTTGCCGAACTCGGCGAGCGCCTGCCGGGTGAACGCCCGGAAGCTGGCGTCGTCCATCTCCTCCAGCGAGGTGCCGACCACCCGGATCTCCGGGGCGAGGTCGGACACCGCCAGGTAGGCCAGTCCGGGCAGCAACTTGCGCCGCGCGAGGTCGCCACACGCCCCGAACAGCACGATGACGTGGGGTGCGGCGACCTCCACGGCATGGGGTCGGCTCCCCAGGCCGGGGTAGGAAACGGTCTGGGCAAGCGGCTCGGTCCGGTCCGTCACGCCTGGGAGTCTGGCACCAGATCGGGGTCCGCGTCGAGGGATGCGGC contains:
- the zwf gene encoding glucose-6-phosphate dehydrogenase — protein: MTDRTEPLAQTVSYPGLGSRPHAVEVAAPHVIVLFGACGDLARRKLLPGLAYLAVSDLAPEIRVVGTSLEEMDDASFRAFTRQALAEFGNRPLTDDQWAVFEERLHYVPQARGADELARVVREESAALGEGAGLLHYLSVPPKAALSVIESLREAGLVAGSRIVMEKPFGTDLASAVDLNDRVHQTFAEEQIFRIDHFLGKEAAQNILAFRFANGLFEPIWNRNFIDHVQIDIPETLGLDRRAGFYEETGAYKDMVVTHLLQVLAFVAMEPPTALEPGAISEEKNKVFRSMLPLDPGQVVRGQYAGYRGEEGVARDSDTETFIALRCEIDNWRWAGVPFYLRTGKRMAEGARIISIAFKEAPRTMFPANSGVGQAGPDHLTFDLADESKVSLSFYGKRPGPGMKLEKLSMQFSTRETEAAGDVLEAYERLLLDAMRGDHTLFTTAEGIESLWERSAPLLQSPPPVKPYPPGTWGPNAIHQLIAPHAWRLPFERAWREKPSAG